The Juglans microcarpa x Juglans regia isolate MS1-56 chromosome 2S, Jm3101_v1.0, whole genome shotgun sequence genome has a window encoding:
- the LOC121253148 gene encoding protein transport protein SEC31-like yields the protein MNTTPFMDKQIMDLSQGSAATHGKDFIDLMNHPEEEKEGADPHTHHAHQIGGAPSNGIDQKEEILPSYDFQPIRPLGAATSPSPNFDATPILSGRAWSSASDSKLNTATSADTPNPIRNYGSLDSIEPAKVVIEKDQSVFDSAVVSEIDRTMKKHADNLLHVLEGVSARLMQLESRTRNLENSVDDLKVSVGNNHGSTDGRMRQLENILREVQSGVQVLKDKQLILDAQLELAKLKVSKVDQQPETQNTVQVDSLQQAASAPQQSHQYLSPVNNPQALPALPPPNAPPQPSPHPNLSPPVQLPPQLLQNQIPSIPQRDPYFQPPGQTPEAPNQQYQSPLGQQSHPPPVAPPHQQFQPAPQQQFSQPPPQLPQQHPSLVPANPTQLQPALSHHAEELPYAPQNYPPSLRQPSSQTPSGPPPPQQFYGAPSHMYEPPSSRSSSGFSSGYGSPSGPTEPYHYGVAPQYVSTPAVKPTLTSPAVIQSGGSGYPQLPTARVLPQALPTASGVSSGSGSTGTGNRVPIDDVIDKVTTMGFPRDHVRATVQKLTENGQSVDLNIVLDKLMNEGDVQPQEVGLVDSIGALLSSPKIILFALECVRSSS from the exons ATGAATACGACGCCGTTCATGGACAAGCAGATAATGGATCTGTCGCAGGGATCGGCGGCGACGCATGGCAAAGACTTCATCGACCTGATGAATCATCCGGAAGAGGAGAAAGAAGGGGCTGATCCTCACACCCACCACGCACACCAAATCGGCGGAGCTCCTAGTAATGGTATTGATCAGAAGGAGGAGATCTTGCCCAGCTACGATTTCCAGCCCATTCGCCCTCTCGGAGCCGCTACATCTCCGTCACCCAATTTCGATGCCACCCCCATTCTCTCCGGTCGGGCATGGAGCTCCGCTTCCGATTCCAAGCTCAACACAGCCACATCCGCTGACACTCCTAATCCTATTAGa AATTACGGTTCTTTGGACTCCATTGAACCTGCAAAAGTCGTTATAGAGAAGGATCAAAGTGTCTTTGATTCTGCAGTTGTGTCTGAGATTGATCGAACAATGAAGAAACATGCAGATAATTTGCTACATGTGTTGGAAGGTGTTAGTGCACGATTAATGCAGCTGGAAAGCAGAACCCGCAACCTTGAGAATTCTGTAGATGATTTGAAGGTGTCTGTTGGAAACAATCATGGAAGCACCGATGGAAGAATGAGGCAGCTGGAGAATATTCTTAGAGAG GTGCAATCAGGGGTACAGGTATTGAAGGATAAGCAATTAATACTTGATGCTCAGCTTGAGCTTGCAAAGCTAAAAGTGTCCAAGGTAGACCAACAACCAGAAACCCAGAACACTGTGCAAGTGGATTCTTTGCAGCAGGCTGCATCTGCTCCTCAGCAGTCCCACCAATATCTCTCTCCTGTTAATAACCCACAAGCACTCCCTGCACTTCCTCCCCCTAATGCTCCACCTCAACCTTCTCCACATCCGAATCTTTCACCACCAGTTCAACTCCCTCCCCAGTTGCTTCAGAACCAGATCCCTTCTATTCCTCAGCGTGACCCTTACTTCCAACCACCTGGACAAACTCCAGAAGCCCCAAATCAGCAATATCAATCACCTCTAGGTCAGCAGTCGCATCCTCCTCCTGTAGCACCACCACATCAACAGTTTCAACCGGCCCCTCAACAACAGTTCTCCCAGCCACCACCCCAACTGCCTCAGCAGCATCCATCTCTTGTACCCGCTAATCCCACGCAACTTCAACCTGCGTTAAGCCACCATGCTGAAGAGTTACCTTATGCTCCACAGAACTACCCACCAAGCCTTCGTCAGCCATCATCGCAGACACCCAGTGGACCCCCTCCCCCACAACAGTTTTATGGGGCACCCTCTCACATGTATGAGCCACCATCAAGCAGATCCAGTTCAGGTTTTTCTTCCGGATATGGGTCACCATCTGGGCCTACCGAACCGTACCATTATGGTGTAGCTCCTCAATATGTTAGTACTCCTGCGGTGAAACCAACACTCACTTCTCCTGCTGTAATTCAGAGTGGTGGAAGTGGCTACCCACAACTCCCGACTGCTCGAGTACTACCTCAAGCCTTGCCCACTGCATCTGGGGTTAGTAGTGGTTCAGGTTCTACGGGAACAGGGAACAGGGTTCCCATTGATGATGTGATCGACAAAGTGACAACTATGGGATTTCCAAGAGACCATGTGAGGGCAACAGTTCAAAAGCTAACGGAAAATGGCCAGTCAGTGGACCTGAATATAGTGCTGGATAAGCTGATGAATGAAGGGGACGTACAGCCCCAAGAGGTTGGTTTGGTCGATAGTATAGGTGCTTTGCTTTCTTCCCCCAAAATTATCTTGTTTGCGCTGGAGTGTGTGAGGAGCTCgtcttga
- the LOC121253147 gene encoding LOW QUALITY PROTEIN: probable galactinol--sucrose galactosyltransferase 5 (The sequence of the model RefSeq protein was modified relative to this genomic sequence to represent the inferred CDS: inserted 1 base in 1 codon), with protein MAPSFCKDGSDVTTLVGSFNHSPIKLEGSSFLANGHVILSDVPDNISVAPSPYTSIDKSITSLGCFVGFSAAHSSSRHVVPVGKLRDIRFMSIFRFKVWWTTHWVGSNGRDLENETQMVVLEKSDSGRPYVLLLPLIEGPFRASIQPGDDDNVDLCVESGSTKATGGSFRSVMYVQSGEDPYVLVKEAMKVIRVHLGTFKLLEEKTPPGIVEKFGWCTWDAFYLTVHPHGVLEGVRGLVEGGCXPGLVLLDDGWQSICHDADPSTQEGMNQTVAGEQMPCRLLKFQENYKFRDYISPTKSSTVGVPNKGMGAFIRDLKEEFKSVDYVYVWHALCGYWGGLRPNVPGMPDSVVVKPELSPGLKLTMEDLAVDKIVDTGVGLVQPEVVHQMYEGLHSHLEAVGIDGVKVDVIHLLEMVCENYGGRVELAKAYYKALTASVRKHFNGNGVIASMEHCNDFMFLGTEAISLGRVGDDFWCTDPSGDPNGTFWLQGCHMVHCAYNSLWMGNFIHPDWDMFQSTHPCAAFHAASRAISGGPIYISDTVGKHNFELLKTLILPDGSILRCEHYALPSRDCLFEDPLHDGKTMLKIWNLNKYTGVLGAFNCQGGGWCRETRRNQCASQYSHVVTSLANPKDIEWKSGKKPISIEGVQIFALYYHQAKKIVLSKPSENVEISLEPFNFELITVSPVTFLAGTSVQFAPIGLVNMLNTGGAIQSLAFNDHIEASNSVQIGVKGTGEMRVFSSEKPIACKIDDKVVPFEYKEFMVVIQVPWPSSSNSSMVEYIFST; from the exons ATGGCTCCAAGTTTTTGCAAAGATGGTTCAGATGTCACCACCCTCGTCGGCAGTTTTAACCACTCTCCGATCAAGTTGGAGGGTTCAAGTTTCCTGGCCAATGGCCATGTCATTCTCTCCGACGTCCCTGACAATATTAGCGTTGCCCCTTCACCCTACACCTCCATTGACAAGTCAATCACTTCCCTCGGATGCTTTGTCGGCTTCAGCGCCGCTCATTCAAGTAGCCGACACGTCGTTCCTGTAGGCAAATTGAGGGACATTAGGTTCATGAGTATATTTAGGTTCAAGGTCTGGTGGACCACCCACTGGGTTGGCTCCAATGGCCGAGACCTCGAGAACGAGACCCAGATGGTGGTTCTCGAAAAATCAGACTCTGGTCGTCCATATGTTCTCCTCCTTCCTCTCATCGAAGGTCCATTCCGGGCCTCGATCCAGCCCGGCGACGACGACAACGTCGATCTCTGCGTCGAGAGCGGCTCGACAAAGGCCACTGGTGGTTCCTTCCGGAGCGTCATGTACGTGCAATCCGGTGAAGATCCGTACGTCCTGGTCAAGGAGGCCATGAAAGTCATCAGGGTTCACTTGGGCACGTTCAAGCTTTTGGAGGAGAAAACCCCTCCTGGTATCGTGGAAAAATTCGGTTGGTGCACGTGGGACGCATTCTATCTTACGGTGCACCCTCACGGTGTCTTAGAAGGCGTGAGAGGGCTCGTCGAAGGTGGGT CCCCGGGGCTCGTATTACTCGACGATGGGTGGCAGTCCATCTGCCATGATGCGGACCCAAGCACCCAAGAGGGCATGAACCAAACCGTAGCAGGCGAGCAAATGCCATGCAGGCTCTTGAAGTTTCAAGAGAACTACAAATTCAGAGACTACATCAGTCCGACCAAGTCCAGTACTGTCGGTGTCCCCAACAAGGGCATGGGTGCCTTTATTAGGGACCTAAAGGAGGAGTTCAAGAGTGTGGACTATGTCTACGTGTGGCACGCACTGTGTGGGTACTGGGGCGGTTTGAGGCCCAATGTCCCGGGAATGCCTGATTCTGTGGTTGTGAAGCCGGAGCTCTCACCGGGTTTGAAGCTGACGATGGAGGATCTGGCGGTGGATAAGATAGTTGACACTGGAGTTGGGCTGGTCCAACCGGAGGTCGTTCATCAGATGTACGAGGGTCTACACTCACACTTGGAGGCTGTTGGCATCGATGGAGTCAAGGTCGACGTTATCCAT TTGCTGGAGATGGTGTGCGAGAATTACGGTGGAAGAGTGGAGCTGGCAAAAGCATATTACAAAGCATTGACGGCTTCGGTGAGGAAGCACTTCAACGGAAATGGTGTAATCGCTAGCATGGAGCACTGCAACGATTTCATGTTCCTCGGAACCGAGGCCATCTCTCTCGGCCGTGTTG GGGACGATTTCTGGTGCACTGATCCATCTGGTGATCCAAATGGCACATTTTGGCTGCAGGGGTGTCACATGGTGCATTGCGCCTACAATAGCTTATGGATGGGCAACTTCATCCACCCAGATTGGGATATGTTCCAATCTACTCACCCATGTGCTGCTTTCCATGCTGCATCGCGGGCTATTTCTGGAGGTCCTATTTATATAAGCGACACTGTTGGAAAGCACAACTTTGAGCTGCTCAAGACACTTATTCTGCCTGATGGCTCCATTTTGCGCTGCGAACACTACGCACTTCCAAGCCGAGACTGCCTCTTCGAGGATCCTCTACATGATGGAAAGACCATGCTCAAAATCTGGAACTTGAACAAG TACACTGGAGTTCTTGGGGCATTCAACTGCCAAGGAGGTGGATGGTGTCGTGAAACCAGGCGCAACCAATGTGCTTCCCAATATTCCCATGTTGTCACCTCtctagctaacccaaaagataTTGAGTGGAAGAGTGGAAAGAAACCAATTTCCATTGAAGGGGTACAAATTTTTGCCCTGTATTATCACCAGGCCAAGAAGATAGTCCTCTCCAAGCCATCCGAGAACGTGGAGATATCGTTGGAACCATTCAATTTCGAGCTCATTACTGTTTCTCCAGTGACCTTTTTGGCTGGAACATCTGTTCAATTTGCTCCAATTGGCTTGGTGAACATGCTGAATACTGGTGGAGCCATTCAATCCTTGGCCTTCAATGATCATATTGAGGCTAGCAACTCAGTTCAAATTGGCGTGAAGGGCACGGGAGAAATGAGGGTTTTCTCATCAGAGAAACCAATAGCTTGCAAGATTGATGACAAGGTTGTACCATTTGAGTACAAGGAGTTCATGGTTGTTATTCAAGTACCATGGCCTAGTTCTTCTAACTCATCAATGGTTGAGTACATCTTCTCAACTTAG